In the Nicotiana tabacum cultivar K326 chromosome 16, ASM71507v2, whole genome shotgun sequence genome, one interval contains:
- the LOC142170232 gene encoding uncharacterized protein LOC142170232 yields the protein MGDTPFSHVYGAEALIPVKIGEPSTRYTQATEESNEEEMRVNLDLLEERRETALIRMAAQKQVIEWYYNRIARLKYFKIGDYVLKKFFQSTRVANTGKLSPNWEGPYKIHGIIGKGAYELETLDGKILPSNWNVVHLKKYYF from the coding sequence aTGGGAGATACACCATTTTCACATGTATACGGagctgaagccttaattccagtcaaAATAGGGGAGCCAAGTACGAGATATACTCAAGCTACTGAAGAGTCAAACGAAGAAGAGATGCGGGTAAAcctagatttacttgaagaaAGGAGGGAAACTGCATTAATAAGGATGGCAGCGCAAAAACAAGTTATTGAGTGGTATTACAATCGGATAGCTCGTCTCaaatacttcaagattggggactacgTACTCAAGAAATTTTTCCAATCCACGAGGGTAGCCAATACAGGAAAGTtaagtccaaattgggaagggcCTTATAAGATTCATGGTATCATAGGAAAAGGTGCATACGAGCTTGAAACATTGGATGGAAAGATTCTACCTTcaaattggaatgttgttcatctgAAGAAGTACTATTTCTAA